A portion of the Planctomycetia bacterium genome contains these proteins:
- a CDS encoding hemerythrin domain-containing protein, translating to MNTSAKKVSDKPGNTGLVLLATVAVLFAAATWGPAAPPDSDQDTPLELKMPNSLHARHEAFHAEFVKATQETGKVGDAARAIEKVGATHFAKAKDAFAPLGLLPQLAEGKVTPEMRVAIQKAKKLRSGLPQIHGEHRELVAGLKRLAEAAKEEGKTDYVRFTERLTLHIQEEEEVLYPAVLLVGDSVKWRLDKQ from the coding sequence ATGAACACATCAGCAAAGAAAGTATCTGACAAGCCTGGGAACACCGGGCTGGTTTTGCTCGCTACAGTGGCCGTCCTTTTTGCTGCCGCAACTTGGGGGCCTGCGGCACCGCCGGATTCGGATCAAGACACTCCGCTAGAACTCAAGATGCCCAATTCCCTACATGCACGGCACGAAGCCTTTCACGCGGAGTTCGTCAAAGCCACGCAGGAGACCGGCAAGGTGGGGGACGCGGCCCGAGCGATCGAGAAGGTGGGGGCAACCCATTTTGCGAAGGCGAAGGATGCGTTCGCGCCACTCGGACTCTTGCCCCAGCTTGCCGAGGGAAAGGTCACGCCCGAGATGCGTGTGGCCATCCAGAAGGCCAAGAAGCTGAGGTCCGGGCTGCCGCAAATCCACGGCGAGCACCGCGAACTCGTGGCAGGGCTGAAGAGGCTTGCCGAAGCGGCCAAAGAAGAGGGGAAGACGGATTACGTGCGATTCACTGAAAGGCTGACCTTGCACATTCAAGAAGAAGAGGAGGTTCTGTACCCGGCGGTGCTGCTGGTCGGCGACTCCGTGAAATGGAGACTCGACAAGCAGTAA
- a CDS encoding glycoside hydrolase family 15 protein, producing MHTNEKNAIAFGAPGIEPRWTSSAKWGIGTAYHSASCIWFTLSHGIVNEIYFPHVDSPNTRDLQFLITDGESFCHEERRDLLHKTEYPEKNALFYRLTNSDREGRYRLVKEIVADPHSSVLLMHTRLDILDPKLRGKLRLYALLAPHMKGTGKNNSARWCGLDGRKLFDVQREDIDMSFGCTPDFTRRSVGYVGFSDGWQDLMDNFKMDWEFERAEDGNIALMGEIDLSDGLEFTLGVGFGRTEHSASAHLLQAFATPFANQREKYVSQWQRTRAEVDLSAHAKDDGAMLRLSRCILLAHEDKIFQGAFVASLSIPWGDTKDDGDRGGYHLVWTRDMVQTATALLACGQKESPLRALIWLACVQAADGSLPQNSSITGEAFWKGIQLDEVAVPILLAWRLQQADALRQFDPWTLVSRAARYLILHGPVTSQERWEEASGYSPSTLATIIASLVCAAEFARGRKDKLAADFLLDYADWLSAHVEKWMVTRRGELVQGKPRHYVRITPADPKQAVAAPDPDQAEIVLANGGGKYPARNIVGGDFLQLVRLGVRAADDPLIVDSLAVIDQVLKRDLPQGPCWRRYNHDGYGEKADGSAFDGTGEGRSWPILTGERGHYELAAGRDPLPFIEAMEKFANEGGMLPEQIWDADDLPEGKMKRGGPTGSAMPLCWSHAEYVSLVRSHKDGVCFDRIEPVYQRYAKAGAGSKIEMWTLAHQLQRIAPGKTLRIITDKPATIHWSFDGWATANDLETRATGLGCWFEDLPSDQLQAGARVVFTFLRREGWARKDFHVAILELPMDD from the coding sequence GGGATTGAACCACGCTGGACCTCCAGCGCCAAGTGGGGCATCGGCACGGCGTATCACAGCGCGTCCTGCATCTGGTTCACCCTCAGCCACGGCATCGTCAACGAGATCTATTTTCCCCATGTGGATTCGCCCAACACCCGCGACCTGCAGTTTCTGATCACCGACGGCGAATCGTTTTGCCACGAGGAACGGCGCGATCTGCTCCACAAAACCGAATATCCTGAGAAAAACGCATTGTTCTACCGGCTCACCAACTCCGACCGCGAGGGCCGCTATCGGCTCGTTAAAGAAATCGTCGCGGATCCGCACTCGTCGGTTTTGTTGATGCACACGCGGCTGGACATCTTGGACCCGAAGCTGCGCGGCAAACTGCGCCTGTACGCTCTGCTCGCCCCACACATGAAAGGCACTGGCAAAAACAACTCGGCCAGGTGGTGCGGATTGGATGGCCGCAAGCTCTTCGACGTGCAACGGGAGGACATTGATATGTCGTTCGGTTGCACGCCCGATTTCACCAGGCGCTCCGTCGGCTATGTCGGATTCAGCGATGGCTGGCAGGACTTGATGGACAATTTCAAAATGGATTGGGAATTCGAACGGGCCGAGGACGGCAACATCGCTTTGATGGGGGAGATTGATTTATCGGACGGACTGGAGTTCACGCTGGGCGTGGGCTTCGGGCGCACTGAACACAGCGCTTCCGCCCACCTCCTGCAGGCGTTCGCCACTCCTTTCGCCAACCAGCGCGAGAAGTATGTCAGCCAATGGCAACGCACGCGCGCCGAGGTCGATTTGAGCGCGCACGCTAAAGACGACGGGGCGATGTTGCGCTTGAGCCGGTGCATTTTGCTGGCGCACGAAGACAAGATTTTCCAGGGCGCGTTCGTGGCGTCGCTGAGCATTCCCTGGGGCGATACGAAGGACGACGGCGATCGCGGCGGGTATCATCTGGTCTGGACGCGCGACATGGTGCAAACCGCCACGGCGCTGCTGGCCTGCGGGCAAAAGGAGTCGCCGTTGCGCGCGCTGATCTGGCTGGCGTGTGTCCAGGCCGCCGATGGCAGCTTGCCGCAAAACAGTTCGATCACTGGCGAGGCTTTCTGGAAAGGAATTCAACTGGATGAAGTGGCTGTGCCGATACTGCTCGCCTGGCGATTGCAGCAAGCGGACGCGCTCCGGCAATTCGATCCTTGGACGCTGGTCTCGCGCGCCGCGCGTTATTTGATTCTGCACGGACCCGTGACATCGCAGGAACGTTGGGAGGAGGCTTCCGGATACTCGCCTTCGACGCTGGCGACAATCATCGCGAGCTTGGTGTGCGCCGCGGAATTCGCGCGCGGCAGAAAAGACAAACTCGCGGCGGACTTTTTGCTCGATTACGCGGACTGGCTTTCGGCGCACGTGGAAAAATGGATGGTCACGCGTCGCGGCGAACTCGTGCAGGGCAAACCGCGGCACTATGTTCGCATCACGCCCGCCGATCCGAAACAAGCCGTGGCTGCGCCTGACCCGGATCAGGCTGAGATTGTTCTAGCCAACGGCGGCGGCAAATATCCGGCACGCAACATCGTCGGCGGCGATTTTCTCCAACTTGTCCGGCTGGGGGTTCGTGCCGCGGATGACCCGCTGATCGTCGATTCCCTCGCGGTGATTGATCAAGTGCTCAAACGCGATCTGCCGCAAGGGCCGTGCTGGCGGCGCTACAATCACGATGGCTATGGCGAGAAGGCCGACGGCAGCGCCTTCGACGGGACGGGTGAAGGTCGCTCCTGGCCAATTCTGACGGGCGAACGCGGTCATTATGAGCTGGCGGCCGGACGCGATCCGTTGCCGTTCATCGAAGCGATGGAAAAATTTGCCAACGAGGGCGGCATGCTGCCGGAACAGATCTGGGACGCGGACGATTTGCCGGAGGGAAAGATGAAGCGCGGTGGCCCCACCGGCTCAGCCATGCCCTTGTGTTGGTCGCACGCGGAGTATGTGAGCCTGGTGCGCAGTCACAAGGATGGGGTTTGTTTTGACCGTATCGAGCCGGTTTATCAGCGTTATGCCAAGGCCGGGGCCGGCAGCAAGATTGAAATGTGGACGCTCGCTCACCAGCTGCAGCGGATCGCCCCAGGGAAAACGCTCCGCATCATCACCGACAAACCGGCGACGATTCACTGGAGCTTTGATGGATGGGCGACGGCGAACGACCTGGAAACACGCGCTACGGGATTAGGTTGCTGGTTTGAAGATTTGCCATCGGACCAGCTCCAGGCCGGTGCCCGCGTTGTCTTCACATTTCTGCGGCGAGAAGGATGGGCGCGAAAAGATTTCCATGTCGCCATCCTGGAGCTTCCGATGGATGACTGA
- a CDS encoding glucoamylase family protein produces the protein MHMPQPEYDHMLDSLTRAAFAYFVNEANPANGLVKDCTRPGFPSSIAAVGLALAAYPVGVERGLLTRTAAVVRTLTTLRFFWNSPHGTEPDATGYKGFYYHFLDIDTGRRAGNCELSTIDTVLLLSGALVAALYFDREAEEEREIRELADSLYCRADWQWAQNGEATVTHGWKPESGFLPYRWRGYDEATILYLLGLGSPTHPLPPHSYTDYTSTYSWKNIYGYEFLYAGPLFIHQYSHVWIDFRGIQDEYMRAKGIDYFENSNRATHVQQEYAIRNPLQFRRTCGCRHCECCWGITAGDGPGPATLTIDGIERHFFDYLARGAPYGPDDGTIAPWASAASLPFAPEIVLPTIEHMVHVGVGPTSCRYGLVASFNPTFPGPTSLGWVSPWNYGLNQGPLVLMIENYRSGLIWSLMRRCPYLVAGLRQAGFSGGWLESARAESTAGPQSEILQ, from the coding sequence ATGCACATGCCGCAACCTGAATACGATCACATGCTCGATTCGCTTACGCGGGCCGCGTTCGCTTACTTCGTGAACGAAGCGAACCCCGCGAATGGATTGGTGAAAGATTGCACGCGCCCGGGCTTCCCCTCCAGCATCGCCGCCGTCGGGCTGGCCCTGGCGGCTTATCCCGTCGGCGTCGAGCGGGGGTTGCTGACGCGCACCGCGGCGGTGGTGCGGACGCTGACGACCTTGCGGTTCTTCTGGAACAGCCCCCATGGGACCGAGCCGGATGCCACCGGCTACAAGGGGTTCTACTACCACTTCCTTGACATAGATACCGGGCGACGTGCCGGAAATTGCGAGCTGTCCACCATCGACACGGTGCTCCTGCTCTCCGGGGCCCTGGTTGCCGCTCTTTACTTCGACCGCGAGGCGGAGGAGGAACGTGAGATCCGCGAACTTGCGGACTCGCTCTACTGCCGTGCCGACTGGCAGTGGGCACAGAACGGGGAGGCCACGGTCACGCACGGGTGGAAGCCGGAGAGCGGTTTCCTGCCCTACCGCTGGCGGGGCTACGACGAGGCCACGATCCTTTATCTCCTGGGCCTCGGCTCGCCGACGCACCCGCTGCCACCGCACAGTTACACGGACTACACCTCAACGTATAGCTGGAAGAACATCTACGGCTACGAGTTCCTGTACGCGGGACCGCTCTTCATCCACCAATACTCGCACGTCTGGATCGACTTTCGCGGTATTCAGGATGAATACATGCGTGCCAAGGGCATCGACTACTTCGAGAACAGCAACCGGGCGACCCACGTCCAGCAAGAATACGCCATCCGCAACCCGCTTCAGTTCCGGCGCACCTGCGGGTGCCGCCACTGCGAATGCTGCTGGGGTATCACCGCCGGCGACGGCCCGGGCCCCGCGACGCTAACCATTGACGGTATCGAACGCCACTTTTTTGATTACCTGGCCCGCGGCGCGCCCTACGGCCCGGACGACGGCACGATCGCTCCCTGGGCGTCCGCCGCGTCCTTACCATTTGCCCCGGAGATTGTTCTGCCGACGATCGAACACATGGTCCACGTCGGCGTCGGGCCAACGTCATGCCGCTACGGCCTGGTGGCCAGCTTCAACCCGACGTTCCCCGGTCCGACGTCCCTTGGCTGGGTATCTCCCTGGAATTACGGACTCAACCAGGGGCCGCTCGTCCTGATGATAGAGAACTACCGCTCAGGACTCATCTGGAGCTTGATGCGCCGCTGCCCATATCTGGTCGCGGGGCTGCGTCAGGCCGGCTTTTCCGGCGGTTGGTTGGAGAGTGCTCGTGCCGAATCAACTGCTGGGCCGCAGAGTGAGATATTGCAATGA